The DNA region GGTGAAGAGCACGTTCTTTATCAAAATCAGCGTAGAAATCTTCAAAAAATGCGATAGCATCTAGAACCTTCATATGTTCATCAAGGTAGGTTGTATCTGGGAGGTAAGATACGATAGCCTTTGTTTCTGGTGAAGGAGTACGACCGTTAATAAGTACTTGGCCATATTCAGGTTGTAAGAGACCGTTTAGCAATTTGATCATGGTTGTTTTACCAGATCCATTTGGGCCCAAGAGTCCAATGATTTTTCCAGCGGTCAGTTTCAAGTTAACATTATTGAGGGCAACAGCTCCACCATAAGATTTTGAGACTTGTTGTAGCTCAACTAAAGTGTACGGATTATTCATAAGTAACTCCTTTCAAGTAGTCATCCAATTGATGCGGTAGCTCATCTTGTTTGAAGCCCAAGTCCAACATATTGGTAACAAAGTTTTCTAGTTCTTTCTGGGCTAGATGCAAACGAGTCTGTGCAATCAATTCTTGATTGTCTGTCACGAATCGCCCTGTCGTACGGACGGAATAAACAAATCCTT from Streptococcus ruminantium includes:
- a CDS encoding GntR family transcriptional regulator, whose amino-acid sequence is MAWKFDNNIPIYIQISNTIKLQIITNQLKSGDKLPTVRDLAEIAGVNPNTVQRALSDLETEGFVYSVRTTGRFVTDNQELIAQTRLHLAQKELENFVTNMLDLGFKQDELPHQLDDYLKGVTYE